The following are encoded together in the Girardinichthys multiradiatus isolate DD_20200921_A chromosome X, DD_fGirMul_XY1, whole genome shotgun sequence genome:
- the LOC124863498 gene encoding 5-hydroxytryptamine receptor 3A-like, producing the protein MAALRTLIVLAIAAGCSCSWSSDCSYFGLMNHLNLATSNKVLEIVRPVKNWTTTTLVQLGMILDAILEVDEKLQTVTNHIWIKMYWINEFLTWNSSEFCGMDILTIPSSMIWIPDIIIQEDASDNRGSQDDALVSVLSSGLVRVNTRLQLTYACKFDLYRFPFDTQTCNITFSSVNYDENLVKLGKLTNDTILTEVSDQKMLTDGEWKLVNIESIISTSVTLKSKLVYRISLQRKPFLYIINLILPLLFLLVLDLASFFISGGEKLGFKMTILLSIFVLLLILKDILPSTEDTLPLMAIYCVLVFTLVWISVLETMLISFLKNLACSVGEETHSSKIFKVKTQQEESAGAAGSAKPEGSNPPMDPPGGRGLLKLILDKQKPAQNNPERQTNDVGKFSCSRLRLVKIFDSVLFVLYFTTVVFSQIFIFTLWIFPVIQNQ; encoded by the exons ATGGCAGCTCTCAGGACTCTTATTGTTCTAGCTATAGCTG CAGGTTGTTCCTGCAGCTGGAGTTCTGACTGCTCATACTTCGGACTCATGAATCACCTGAACCTGGCTACATCAAATAAAGTTCTTGAGATTGTGCGTCCTGTGAAAAACTGGACCACAACCACACTTGTTCAGCTTGGCATGATTCTGGACGCCATTTTAGAAGTG GATGAGAAGTTACAAACTGTCACAAACCACATCTGGATCAAAATG TATTGGATAAATGAATTTCTGACCTGGAATTCCTCTGAGTTTTGTGGGATGGATATACTGACCATTCCAAGTTCGATGATCTGGATCCCAGATATAATTATCCAGGAGGA TGCCTCTGATAATAGGGGTTCTCAAGACGATGCTCTAGTCAGTGTGCTTTCAAGCGGGCTGGTCCGTGTGAACACACGGCTCCAGCTGACCTACGCCTGCAAGTTCGACCTCTACAGATTCCCATTTGATACACAAACTTGCAACATCACATTCTCATCCGTGAATTATGATG AAAATCTTGTGAAGCTGGGAAAACTCACAAATGACACCATCCTGACAGAGGTGTCTGACCAGAAAATGCTGACAGACGGAGAATGGAAACTTGTTAACATAGAAAGCATCATTTCCACTTCTGTCACACTGAAAAGTAAACTTGTTTACAGG ATCTCCCTCCAGAGGAAGCCATTTCTTTACATAATCAATTTAATTTTGCCCCTGTTGTTTTTGCTGGTCCTGGATTTGGCCTCTTTCTTCATCAGTGGTGGTGAGAAGTTAGGCTTCAAAATGACGATACTCCTGTCCATCTTTGTCTTACTGCTGATTCTGAAAGACATTTTACCATCCACTGAAGACACACTGCCATTGATGG CCATCTACTGTGTCTTAGTTTTCACCCTGGTGTGGATTAGCGTCCTGGAGACCATGCTGATAAGCTTCTTAAAGAACCTCGCCTGCTCGGTTGGTGAAGAAACCCATAGCTCTAAGATCTTTAAAGTGAAAACACAGCAGGAAG agtctgcaggagctgcaggtTCAGCTAAACCAGAAGGGAGTAACCCTCCAATGGATCCGCCAGGTGGTCGAGGCCTGCTGAAACTGATCCTGGACAAACAGAAACCAGCTCAAAACAACCCAGAAAGACAGACAAACGATGTGGGAAAGTTTAGTTGCAGCAGGCTTAGGCTGGTTAAAATATTTGACTCTGTATTATTTGTCCTATATTTTACTACTGTTGTGTTttctcagatctttatatttaCTCTTTGGATCTTTCCAGTCATCCAGAACCAATAA